A single region of the Musa acuminata AAA Group cultivar baxijiao chromosome BXJ1-11, Cavendish_Baxijiao_AAA, whole genome shotgun sequence genome encodes:
- the LOC135596568 gene encoding AT-hook motif nuclear-localized protein 28-like, with protein MSDFVRTPGTAMIGLSQPRDGPASDDDEDGGGSSGARSSRGGAGGGGSSSGAGGEPSSGGGSAARKPRGRPPGSKNKPKPPVVITKASESAMHPVVLDLAGGSDIVSGVTDFARRRRVGVSVLGGSGTVADVTLRHLSAHGPSTISVPGRFDILSLSGTLLPPQPPASAGAPAPTVAAWTARLPPLTVSLAGPHGQVIGGTVAGPMTAVGPVLLVAATFAKPEFHRLPLSEDDEEGVKEEDVSPETEALVALGETSPLPGQLSHTDVVLWAQPSSTRPPPHAHPPPRY; from the coding sequence ATGTCCGACTTCGTGCGGACGCCTGGCACCGCCATGATAGGCCTCTCGCAGCCCCGTGACGGGCCCGCTTCCGACGACGACGAGGACGGCGGCGGAAGCTCTGGAGCTAGATCCTCCCGCGGGGGCGCCGGCGGTGGAGGCTCCTCCTCTGGCGCCGGAGGTGAGCCTTCTTCGGGTGGTGGATCGGCAGCGCGGAAGCCCAGGGGGCGGCCTCCGGGCTCCAAGAACAAGCCGAAGCCGCCGGTGGTCATCACCAAGGCGAGCGAGTCGGCGATGCACCCGGTGGTCCTGGACCTCGCTGGCGGTTCCGACATCGTATCTGGCGTCACCGACTTCGCCCGCCGACGCCGCGTAGGTGTCTCCGTCCTCGGCGGCAGTGGCACCGTTGCCGACGTTACTCTCCGACACTTGTCGGCACACGGCCCATCTACCATATCCGTGCCCGGACGCTTCGACATCCTCTCCCTCTCCGGCACCTTGCTCCCTCCCCAGCCGCCCGCCTCTGCCGGGGCACCCGCCCCGACGGTGGCCGCCTGGACCGCACGGCTGCCTCCCCTGACCGTCTCCTTGGCGGGCCCGCATGGCCAAGTCATAGGGGGAACGGTGGCGGGGCCGATGACGGCTGTGGGGCCGGTGTTGCTTGTTGCTGCGACGTTCGCGAAGCCGGAGTTCCATCGGCTGCCGCTGTCGGAGGATGACGAGGAGGGGGTCAAGGAGGAGGACGTCAGTCCGGAGACGGAGGCGTTGGTAGCCCTCGGCGAGACCAGTCCGTTGCCTGGTCAGCTCTCCCACACCGACGTGGTTCTTTGGGCGCAGCCTTCCTCGACTCGTCCTCCGCCTCATGCTCATCCTCCTCCTCGTTACTAA
- the LOC103970908 gene encoding SKP1-like protein 12, which yields MKTIVLMASNGDEFVVDVEEITNQSEMIRNLISDMGGADGLQVPLLNVTAPVLAKLLELLNVNAKNDAEEVTKIIKELIETDMNTMIDVLGAANYIEATSLFDLSCKVLADKFKGMSVEEIREFLDIECDFTDEELQRIRAESAWAFD from the coding sequence ATGAAGACTATTGTTCTCATGGCTTCCAATGGCGACGAATTTGTGGTAGACGTGGAAGAAATCACAAACCAGAGTGAGATGATCAGAAACCTCATCTCGGACATGGGCGGCGCCGATGGCTTGCAAGTCCCCCTCTTGAACGTCACAGCTCCCGTGCTCGCTAAGTTGCTAGAGTTGTTGAACGTGAATGCCAAGAATGATGCTGAAGAAGTGACGAAAATAATCAAGGAGTTGATAGAGACGGACATGAATACGATGATCGACGTGCTTGGAGCTGCCAACTACATCGAAGCGACCTCGTTGTTCGACCTCTCATGTAAAGTACTGGCCGATAAGTTCAAAGGCATGTCTGTCGAGGAAATCAGAGAGTTTTTGGATATCGAATGTGACTTCACCGACGAGGAATTGCAACGGATTCGAGCTGAAAGTGCATGGGCATTTGATTGA